One Festucalex cinctus isolate MCC-2025b chromosome 1, RoL_Fcin_1.0, whole genome shotgun sequence genomic region harbors:
- the ift22 gene encoding intraflagellar transport protein 22 homolog codes for MFKAKILLIGPNESGKTVLANFLSDTIENVGGEYRPTQAVRILEFESQLDGSGDLKSCEVELWDCSGDFKFESCWPALTKDCSGVMIVFNPDVPSHLKEIETWHSMFISSQGLQDSQCLLIAHHKPGSAIEEGRLPLASQLSRITLIHSEMEEEPEDLRRAFCRYLGKVAITLSESREREEMSIIT; via the exons ATGTTCAAAGCTAAAATACTCCTAATTGGTCCAAACGAG AGTGGGAAAACCGTTCTTGCAAATTTTCTCTCAGACACAATAGAAAATGTGGGAGGCGAGTACAGACCCACTCAAGCAGTCAG GATACTAGAATTTGAATCACAACTTGATGGTAGCGGTGACTTGAAATCATGCGAGGTTGAGCTGTGGGACTGTTCCGGCGACTTCAA GTTTGAGTCGTGCTGGCCTGCGCTCACCAAGGACTGCAGCGGCGTGATGATTGTTTTTAATCCCGATGTTCCCAGTCACCTGAAAGAAATTGAGACCTGGCACTCGATGTTCATCTCCTCGCAGGGCTTGCAAGACAGCCAGTGTCTGCTCATTGCACATCACAAACCCGGCAGTGCGATCGAAGAAGGTCGACTGCCTTTAG CATCACAGCTGAGCAGAATTACACTTATTCACTCTGAAATGGAGGAAGAGCCCGAGGACCTAAGGCGAGCTTTCTGCAGATACTTGGGGAAAGTTGCAATTACACTTTCAGAAAGTCGAGAGCGGGAGGAGATGTCCATCATCACGTAG